In Priestia megaterium NBRC 15308 = ATCC 14581, the following proteins share a genomic window:
- a CDS encoding DUF4097 family beta strand repeat-containing protein, whose product MLNKKKLSILAGILILVGVIGSLLTYRAIDSEPISKEKTINSNQVSKVNIDTDNTRVHVYPIKGDNIKVTLKGETSPNIKRDFTTAVKNSTLFISYNEQQRSWINFDIVSVLKPLSINVYLPEKQYNSLGISSNNGYVSVKKVRAADVSIRANNGRVELENIDSQNLNTSVRNGLTSIKNAAAKTVQAKGNNGKITLSNVEGNLEGETHNGSIALETEELDRDIDFKTHNGKIKITTEKEPSDVQFNVSVDNGKVNILNKYDRDAVIGKGKNIIKLATHNGSISVIK is encoded by the coding sequence GTGCTGAATAAAAAGAAACTCTCCATTCTTGCAGGCATTCTCATCCTTGTTGGGGTTATAGGAAGTCTCCTTACGTATCGTGCTATTGATTCTGAACCTATTTCAAAAGAAAAAACGATCAACAGCAATCAAGTATCCAAGGTAAACATCGATACGGATAATACTCGTGTTCATGTGTACCCTATCAAAGGCGATAATATCAAAGTAACATTAAAAGGAGAAACATCTCCTAATATAAAAAGAGACTTCACTACTGCCGTTAAAAATTCAACGCTTTTCATCTCCTATAATGAACAACAGCGCAGCTGGATCAATTTTGACATTGTTAGTGTATTAAAACCCCTATCCATCAACGTTTATCTGCCTGAAAAACAGTATAATTCGTTGGGGATTTCCAGCAACAATGGGTATGTGTCTGTTAAAAAAGTACGTGCAGCAGATGTTTCCATTCGTGCAAACAATGGGCGTGTAGAATTAGAGAACATTGATTCACAAAACTTGAACACCAGCGTACGCAATGGACTTACAAGCATAAAAAATGCTGCAGCAAAAACGGTTCAAGCAAAAGGAAATAACGGGAAAATAACGCTGAGTAACGTGGAAGGTAATTTAGAAGGCGAAACGCATAACGGAAGCATCGCTCTTGAAACAGAAGAACTTGATCGAGATATTGACTTTAAAACCCACAATGGAAAGATTAAAATTACGACGGAAAAAGAACCAAGTGACGTTCAATTTAATGTTTCCGTGGACAATGGAAAAGTCAATATTCTGAATAAATATGATAGGGACGCTGTTATTGGAAAAGGAAAGAATATCATTAAACTAGCCACTCATAACGGCAGTATTTCAGTAATAAAGTAA
- a CDS encoding HAAS signaling domain-containing protein, producing the protein MSKSKFLQQLNESLKPLSTKERADILQDYEEHFSIGLEEGKTEEEIVASLGSPNQIAKELLADYHVEQATAKATTQNILRATWAVIGLAFFNVVIVLGPAVALAGFILSAWAIGLCFLLSPILVLGEAIVHWSGFFLFNLFMALAFCGIGYFIMLGMLVVTKLAIKGFVRYLKYNVSLVKGGLKRAE; encoded by the coding sequence ATGTCGAAGAGTAAATTTTTACAGCAATTAAATGAATCCTTAAAACCATTATCCACAAAAGAACGGGCAGATATTTTACAAGATTATGAAGAACATTTTTCCATTGGCTTAGAAGAAGGAAAAACAGAAGAAGAAATTGTAGCGTCGCTAGGTTCTCCGAATCAAATAGCTAAAGAATTGCTCGCAGATTATCACGTTGAGCAAGCAACAGCTAAGGCAACAACTCAAAATATTTTAAGAGCCACTTGGGCCGTAATTGGTTTAGCTTTTTTCAATGTAGTAATTGTTCTTGGGCCCGCCGTGGCATTAGCTGGCTTCATTTTGTCAGCTTGGGCCATAGGTCTATGTTTCTTGCTATCTCCTATTCTAGTTCTCGGTGAGGCTATTGTACATTGGAGCGGCTTTTTTCTCTTTAATTTATTCATGGCTTTAGCATTTTGCGGAATTGGCTATTTTATTATGCTAGGTATGTTAGTTGTGACGAAGCTAGCTATAAAAGGCTTTGTACGTTATCTAAAATACAATGTATCACTTGTGAAAGGCGGTTTAAAACGTGCTGAATAA
- a CDS encoding PadR family transcriptional regulator, which translates to MNVQFKKGVLELCVLVLLDKKDRYGYELVQKISDQIEISEGSVYPLLRRLTKEEYFTTYLKESTEGPSRKYYQLTDKGRDYLYKLVDEWHEFSRGVNQLIKEGVNNVEE; encoded by the coding sequence GTGAACGTACAATTTAAAAAAGGAGTTTTAGAGCTTTGTGTCCTTGTGTTGCTTGATAAAAAAGACCGCTATGGATATGAATTAGTTCAAAAAATCTCCGATCAAATTGAAATATCAGAAGGGTCAGTATATCCTCTTCTGCGCCGATTAACAAAAGAAGAATACTTCACAACGTACCTAAAAGAATCTACAGAAGGTCCCTCAAGGAAATATTATCAGCTTACCGATAAAGGAAGAGATTATTTATACAAACTTGTCGATGAATGGCACGAGTTTTCAAGAGGTGTTAATCAATTAATTAAAGAAGGTGTGAACAATGTCGAAGAGTAA
- a CDS encoding LysR family transcriptional regulator — protein MEVRVLRYFLTVAREGNITRAADFLHVTQPTLSRQLKDLEQELGKKLFIRSSHSIILTDEGMLLRNRAEEIVNMMNKLEAEFSSMEETIGGDVYIGGGETEAMKHIARVAKDVQVRYPNIRYHLYSGNEEDITERLDKGLLDFGILIQPADISKYNYLNMPAKDVWGVVMKKDSSLAVKESIQAADLVNVPLICSRQAMKQTFSKNEFADWFGEDFHKLNIVTTYNLAYNAGIMVEEGVGYAITLDKIVNTSTTSNLCFRPLQPRLESGLNIVWKKHHVLSTAANAFLKELQKEFASPRK, from the coding sequence ATGGAAGTTCGAGTTTTGCGCTATTTTCTTACGGTTGCAAGAGAAGGAAACATCACGAGAGCTGCTGATTTTTTGCATGTGACACAGCCAACTTTGTCGAGACAATTAAAAGATCTTGAACAAGAGTTAGGTAAAAAACTATTTATTCGCAGCAGTCACAGTATCATTCTGACAGATGAAGGAATGCTTCTGCGAAACAGGGCAGAGGAAATCGTTAATATGATGAATAAATTAGAGGCGGAATTTAGTTCGATGGAAGAAACAATAGGTGGTGATGTCTATATAGGCGGCGGGGAAACTGAAGCTATGAAACACATTGCACGAGTAGCAAAAGATGTACAGGTACGTTATCCCAATATACGATATCACCTTTACAGCGGAAACGAAGAAGATATAACGGAACGGCTAGACAAGGGTCTGCTTGATTTCGGTATTTTAATTCAGCCGGCCGATATTTCAAAATACAATTATCTTAATATGCCTGCCAAAGATGTTTGGGGCGTCGTTATGAAAAAAGACAGCTCTCTTGCCGTCAAAGAAAGCATTCAAGCTGCGGATTTAGTAAACGTTCCACTGATTTGTTCACGACAGGCCATGAAACAGACGTTTTCAAAAAATGAATTTGCGGATTGGTTTGGCGAAGATTTTCATAAATTAAACATCGTCACTACATACAATCTTGCATATAATGCGGGCATTATGGTTGAAGAAGGCGTTGGATATGCCATAACACTTGATAAAATAGTCAATACATCTACTACTAGCAACCTTTGTTTCAGGCCGTTACAGCCAAGACTTGAATCAGGTTTAAATATTGTGTGGAAAAAGCATCATGTTCTTTCAACTGCGGCGAATGCGTTTTTAAAAGAACTGCAGAAGGAATTTGCATCACCTAGAAAATGA